The following proteins are encoded in a genomic region of uncultured Draconibacterium sp.:
- a CDS encoding PAS domain-containing methyl-accepting chemotaxis protein encodes MSDERVRFSDSDSLISTTTADSHITYCNEDFCRIAGYEEEELLGEPHNVIRHSDMPKAAFGQLWEYIQSGKSWMGLVKNRCKGSGHYWVSAFVTPIMDKDGKVFEYQSVRTQPSDEQISRAYSLYAKLRNGAVSTRRIKWISLSFWLLIAQLVSLLALAFGALSLPTALWLLIPLCLIQVMTSFRLKQRLAAVNTLAKSHYDNHLMEQPYTGYCDDISRIELTMMMKKAELRAATARANETSEGLLQAANEEVANSQAIDNELSEQDSATDAMAVSAEEMLASIDEVSNQAKQSSEFAQNAQVKAEEGSLTIDEAVETVHVLSRQLDDSKKALEQLYSDVGGIETILEMIQGIAEQTNLLALNAAIEAARAGEHGRGFAVVADEVRALSAKTSSSVDDIRSKIEVLQTTVNKTGSLMEEGISASELSVTKSQKSKEAFASIVNDLGAIGEQSTSTSQAIAEQVQVTQGMTEHVHRMKEAIHLTKSLSSTSVGRTNLLVERLESLQRLVRQFSQS; translated from the coding sequence ATGTCAGATGAACGAGTTCGATTTTCAGACAGTGACAGTCTGATATCTACCACAACCGCAGACAGTCACATCACATATTGTAATGAAGATTTTTGTCGTATCGCCGGATATGAGGAAGAAGAATTACTTGGCGAGCCTCATAATGTTATTCGACATAGTGATATGCCCAAAGCGGCATTTGGGCAGCTCTGGGAGTATATCCAATCGGGTAAAAGTTGGATGGGGTTGGTTAAAAACCGATGTAAGGGCTCAGGACACTACTGGGTATCCGCCTTTGTTACACCTATTATGGATAAAGATGGTAAGGTCTTTGAATACCAGTCCGTCAGAACTCAGCCGTCAGACGAGCAAATTTCGAGAGCATACTCACTGTATGCGAAACTGAGAAACGGTGCGGTTTCAACGAGACGAATTAAGTGGATAAGCCTGAGCTTCTGGCTGCTCATTGCTCAGTTAGTATCACTGCTAGCACTTGCCTTTGGTGCGTTATCTCTACCTACTGCACTGTGGCTACTTATTCCATTGTGCTTAATCCAAGTTATGACATCATTTAGGCTTAAACAGCGCCTTGCTGCGGTCAATACACTTGCCAAATCACACTATGATAACCACCTCATGGAGCAGCCTTACACCGGATATTGTGATGATATCTCCCGGATTGAGCTGACGATGATGATGAAAAAGGCCGAGCTTCGCGCTGCAACCGCAAGAGCCAATGAAACCTCCGAGGGCCTACTTCAGGCTGCTAATGAAGAAGTGGCAAACAGTCAGGCTATCGACAACGAACTGAGCGAACAAGATTCAGCTACCGATGCCATGGCAGTATCCGCAGAAGAGATGCTGGCTTCCATTGATGAGGTTTCTAATCAGGCTAAACAAAGCTCTGAATTTGCGCAGAACGCGCAAGTTAAAGCAGAAGAAGGAAGCCTGACCATTGATGAGGCAGTTGAAACTGTCCATGTCCTTAGTCGGCAGCTTGATGATTCTAAAAAAGCGCTAGAGCAACTCTACTCTGACGTAGGTGGTATTGAAACCATTCTGGAAATGATACAGGGCATTGCAGAGCAAACTAACCTGTTGGCACTCAATGCAGCAATCGAAGCTGCCAGAGCTGGTGAACATGGTCGTGGATTTGCCGTTGTAGCTGATGAAGTTCGTGCCTTGTCAGCCAAGACTAGTTCCTCTGTCGATGATATTCGTTCTAAAATCGAAGTACTTCAGACCACCGTAAATAAAACAGGTAGTCTGATGGAAGAAGGAATATCCGCTTCAGAGTTAAGCGTTACTAAATCTCAGAAAAGCAAGGAAGCGTTTGCATCTATTGTGAATGATTTAGGTGCTATTGGCGAACAAAGTACCAGCACCTCACAAGCCATCGCCGAGCAGGTTCAGGTGACTCAAGGCATGACTGAGCACGTGCATCGAATGAAAGAAGCCATTCACTTAACTAAATCCCTGTCGTCCACCTCCGTAGGTCGCACAAACTTGTTAGTTGAGCGCCTAGAGAGCTTACAACGGCTGGTGAGGCAGTTCAGTCAGTCTTAA